One genomic region from Maridesulfovibrio frigidus DSM 17176 encodes:
- a CDS encoding YifB family Mg chelatase-like AAA ATPase — MIAKVFCAALMGIDAFKVDLEVDLARQGMPAFTMVGLAEGAVKESKERVFSALKNSGYRLPPSRITVNLAPADIRKAGSAYDLPLAVSLLGAAGVVEQSVLEGWFLAGELSLSGEVKPVHGILSLALEARKKGAKGLIVCTANAHEAAVVEGLDVYGVSSLSQLVKFLIGEEVLEPTAVDTETLWAGRQNFGLDFAEVKGQEYAKRAIEIGAAGNHNILFIGPPGSGKTMLAQRIPTVLPPLVFEEALEVTKIYSVSGQLDRDKALMVIRPFRSPHHTISDAGMIGGGAYPKPGEVSLAHRGVLFLDELPEFKKNVLEVLRQPLEGGEVTISRAAMSLSYPADFMLVAAMNPCPCGYFTDERHACTCTPVAVRRYTSRLSGPLLDRIDLQIEVPAVDYKDLRGNKGLDSATMRGNIERVRAVQTERYKDLEILTNSELSGSSLEKFCKLTDTEHAFLEQAVRSLGLSARAYTRILRIARTIADLGGDESLKVAHLAEAINYRSMDRQG, encoded by the coding sequence TTGATAGCCAAAGTTTTCTGCGCAGCCCTAATGGGCATTGATGCTTTTAAAGTTGATCTTGAAGTAGATCTTGCCAGACAAGGCATGCCTGCTTTTACCATGGTAGGCCTTGCTGAAGGAGCTGTTAAAGAGAGTAAGGAAAGAGTTTTCTCTGCCCTGAAGAACAGTGGCTATAGGTTGCCTCCCTCACGAATTACTGTAAATCTTGCTCCTGCTGATATTCGCAAAGCTGGTTCAGCCTATGATCTTCCGCTTGCTGTTTCATTGCTGGGCGCGGCTGGAGTTGTGGAGCAGAGTGTTCTCGAAGGATGGTTTCTGGCTGGCGAGCTCTCTCTTAGCGGCGAAGTGAAGCCTGTGCATGGGATACTCTCTTTAGCTCTTGAAGCGCGAAAGAAGGGTGCGAAGGGGCTTATTGTCTGCACTGCCAATGCTCATGAGGCTGCTGTCGTTGAAGGTCTTGATGTTTACGGAGTTTCGTCTCTTTCTCAGCTTGTGAAATTTTTGATAGGCGAGGAAGTTCTTGAACCTACTGCTGTGGATACAGAAACTTTGTGGGCAGGTCGCCAGAATTTTGGATTAGATTTTGCCGAAGTAAAAGGGCAGGAGTACGCTAAGCGTGCCATAGAAATCGGCGCGGCTGGTAATCATAATATTCTTTTTATAGGACCTCCCGGCAGTGGTAAAACCATGCTGGCTCAGAGGATTCCTACAGTTCTGCCGCCTCTTGTTTTTGAGGAAGCTCTTGAAGTTACAAAGATATATAGTGTGTCAGGTCAGCTTGATCGCGACAAAGCATTGATGGTTATCCGTCCTTTCCGTTCACCCCATCATACTATTTCAGATGCCGGAATGATCGGCGGCGGAGCTTACCCTAAGCCCGGCGAAGTTTCGCTCGCACATCGCGGTGTGTTGTTTTTAGATGAATTGCCAGAATTTAAAAAAAATGTGCTTGAAGTGCTTCGTCAACCGCTTGAAGGTGGCGAGGTTACTATTTCGCGCGCCGCAATGTCGTTGTCGTATCCTGCTGATTTTATGCTTGTAGCGGCGATGAATCCTTGTCCGTGTGGATATTTTACTGATGAACGACATGCCTGTACTTGCACCCCCGTTGCTGTGCGCAGGTATACTTCTCGTTTATCGGGACCTCTTTTGGATCGCATTGATTTGCAGATTGAAGTTCCAGCGGTAGATTATAAAGATTTGCGCGGTAATAAGGGACTTGATTCCGCTACTATGCGCGGGAATATTGAGCGGGTTAGAGCTGTTCAAACTGAGCGTTATAAGGATCTTGAGATTCTCACTAACAGTGAACTTTCAGGTTCATCTCTTGAGAAATTTTGCAAGCTCACTGATACCGAGCACGCATTTCTTGAGCAGGCGGTTCGCAGTCTCGGACTTTCAGCCAGAGCTTACACCCGTATACTTCGCATAGCGCGCACTATTGCTGATCTTGGCGGCGATGAATCTCTCAAAGTTGCGCATCTTGCTGAAGCAATAAATTATCGTAGTATGGATAGACAGGGGTAG
- a CDS encoding bacteriohemerythrin — protein MAKIEWSDSLSLGIGELDGHHKELLRIMSMLLDALHKNENEDTITILLTKLREYTIYHFNAEEAFMEEIHYPLRLKHVQRHTELKRKVKALQYSRFHHENLSSDDYKKLLSAWLLDHILDYDFKVAKYLSEQKNKPEDFRDKVKKEWAKSDSNKSQDPEKSSD, from the coding sequence GTGGCAAAAATTGAATGGAGCGACTCTTTAAGTCTCGGTATCGGCGAATTGGACGGTCATCACAAAGAACTATTGCGTATAATGAGTATGCTTTTAGATGCCCTGCATAAAAATGAGAACGAAGATACTATTACGATCTTACTTACGAAACTTCGAGAATATACTATTTACCATTTCAACGCTGAAGAGGCTTTTATGGAGGAGATTCATTATCCGCTGCGCCTTAAACATGTTCAACGCCACACAGAGCTTAAAAGAAAGGTTAAAGCTCTACAGTATTCGCGTTTTCATCATGAAAATCTGTCATCGGATGATTACAAAAAACTTCTTTCGGCATGGTTGCTTGACCATATTTTAGATTATGACTTTAAGGTGGCTAAATATTTGAGTGAGCAGAAGAATAAGCCTGAAGATTTTAGAGATAAAGTCAAAAAAGAGTGGGCTAAATCGGACAGTAATAAATCGCAGGATCCGGAAAAATCCTCTGATTAA